A region of the Candidatus Zixiibacteriota bacterium genome:
TGGGGTTTTTCCGTAATCACCTGCCGGAACTCATTATCCCTGGTTACCTCTGGCGACGGGAAGGGATGAGCGCTGGACATGATCGGCCAGGCCAGGACCATGTTGGTGACAGCCACAATGGCCACAAGCCCCCATAAAATATATCGCGATAACGCCGGTTTCAGTTTCCGGGAAAACAACTCACGAAGCGAGTCAAAACCAAAGGCACCGAGGATCGAAACCGCCAGGACGACGAACTGGAACGATCGTCCGGTACAGCGGGCCGAGGCGAAACCGGGGAATTTAGAAAGTATCGCCCAGGGAGAAAGCGCCCCGAAATTACCGAGCCCCAGCAGCAGGAAAAAGACCAGCAGAATCAGCCAGGGCCAGTGCTGCCGGAATCGTTTGATCAACGCCCAGAGAGCCAAAAGCAGCAGGAGCGGTGAAAGATAGGCGCCGTATTCGTGCCAGGCCCAGACCTGGCCGTCGAAATGCCGGGCGAACAATGAATGATCGTACCCGCAAAATATCGAGCCCAAAGCGGACAGAGGGACGAACTCATCGGGCGAGCCCTCCCATTTGTTCTGCACCAGGTAAATTACCATCGGGACGAATTTCACTCCGGCCATGGCAAGACCGGCCACAGTCCCAATCACGAAATTCAGCAACGGCCGGAAGCTGTTGTCCCTGAGCGACAGAAGCAATACCAGCAGACCACCGAAGGTCATAGTGTAAAGCAACGGGATCGCCCCGCCGTTCCCCAGGGCCATCAGCGCCAGCGACAGCGCCGCCCCGATGAGATAGCGAAGCGAACGTTCGCCGTTCAGGACGAAATACAAAAACCAGGGCATGAAACAGAAATGGGTAAACGGCATGTGCCCCTCAGCAAAATGCAGCGCAAAATGCACCGAGCCGAAATAGCCGACCGCCGCCAGCAATGACGCCGCACGGGACAGATCGAAATATCGGGCGAAACGATAGCTGCCGTAAAAACCGAGGAAATAGCAGAACAACACCTGCAACTTGAGACCAACCACCGCGCCGAAAATCCAGTAGAGTAGCGTGAACGGCGTGAGAAATGCCACCTCGGGATGATGAAAGAGGATATTGCCGCCGGCCAGGTACGGATTCCAATAAGGGAACTGGCCATAGCGCACTACCGTATCTATCGGTACGGCGGCAATGGTGGTAAAAAGGTCCCAATCGCGGCCGCCCCAGTTGGTCAGATGGAGCAGAAACGGCAACACATAATAGAGTGAGAGGGCGCTAAGGCCGATTATCACCCAGCGGTCGATCGTTTTGTTGTTTGATTCCTTCATCATGTTGCTCATATTAGTCGTTGTCTTGGGTAACTTAATGATTATCGAGCGCTTGAAAAGCAAAAGTTTCCTTACCCCGGTACTGCTCTGGTTGCTGTTTGTCGGGATAATGTCGATCCTGCTCCAGGTTGGCGACGTCAAATACGACAGCCTGACCCGCACCCTCATTCAGTGGGACGGGCAGCATTATCTCAGTATTGCCCGCGACGGCTATAAAGCTTTTCCCTGTGATTATAATCCTGATTACACCTGCGGCAATATCGGCTGGTTTCCGCTTTATCCCATGATCGGCGAAGCGCTGAAGGTGACCGGGATCGACGTGCGTGCAGTCATGATCGGGATAAGCTGGCTGGCACTCCTGGTTGCCCTGGTCTTGCTTTTCCAGATACTGGAAGAGGCTTTCTCGTATCGAACAGCCTTGGCGGCAATAACCGCCTTGTTGCTGTTTCCGAGTTCTCTCTATTATCTGACCGCTTTCCCCTACTCGGTCTATCTGCTGTTGGCAGTGTTGGTATTTCGGTCGATTCAAGTCGAGCGATATTTCTGGCTGCCGTTATGGACCGGACTGCTGGCGGTGACTTATCCTTCGGGCATAATTATCGGGCTGCCGGTGCTTTGGGTGCTGATTCGGCGCTGGGGGAAAGCCTCAACCTGGGCGCGGCTGCAATTGGTCGGAGCGCTGGTTGCGATCGGGTCGGCGCTGTTGTTGTATTGTCTTTATTATTGGTGGAAGTTCGATGACTTCTTCCTCTACCTGCATTTTCAGGGACAAAGCTATTACGCCCACGAGCCGGCTTTCCCGCTGGTCACAATGTATCACGCGCTGGCAGAAGCCCCCGTGCGCAGCGGTGTGTTCATTTCGCTGGTGCTGACGATTGCCGCCACGGTGTTGTTCTATAAGAAACGTCTCCCGGTCGCCTGGCAGTTGTTCATGTTCGGGGTGCTGTTGTTCACGCCGACGATGGGGACCTGCGACTGTTATTACCGTCACATCGTGGTGGCTTTCCCGCTGTTCGCGATGATCGGGATGTCGACCGAGTCGCGCCTCGGGCGCTGGATGTTCGCGGGGTACGCTCTCGTGTCGCTTTATTTTATGGTCGACTTCTTCGTGCCGCTCTATCGCGCCGGGATGATGATGTAAAAGTTAAAGGCCGATTCGAAGACGGATCTGCCCTACGGAGGGGCAGCAAGACATCCGTTACGGCTGGGTGGCCCACCCTTCAGGGAGTGTTGAAAAACCTCGGCAAGAATCTAATCGCCCGGGAGACAAGCCCCCGGGCTACGCGTTAGAGAGCCTTAACCTCGCGCAGCGGGCGGCCTTGTGTCGCCCGCATTACAGCCGCCCACGGGATGGAAGGTGAAATAACAACTCAAGTGTCAGGACAGCAAGGGTCCTGACAAAATGCTGTTACCTATGTTCCCGGTCTAATCTGTTACCTATCTACCCGGTTTGTACCTCTGTGTGGCTCACCCGTCCACGGGGGGGAACAACGCCTTCAGTTGATTTATGGGGAGTCGGATTTCTGCGTTCGCGGGAAAGACGTTCTCAGGGGTGTGCTGCTGCAGGGGCAGACGAGACGTCTGCCGCCCACGAATTCCCACCCGAGGGGTGGGGCACCGAACGTCGGCCGCCCACCAACACGGTTGGATTCTTCGCGAGATTATTCACTGGAGCCAGACATGGGATACGCCGCGGTTATACAGAGTAGGACAAGACGTCTGCTGCCCACGGGATACGACAATCGTGCTCTGATAAAAAGCGGCAGGTCTCGGCGAGACCTGCCCTACAATGTCAGGACCGCAAGGGTCCTGACCAACAAAATGCTGCTTTTCCGAGTTAACGTGCGGCCGCAGAGCTACCGCATGCGGATCGGAATATATCCCCTACGCCTTCTCCGTCATATCCGGTTCCGATTCGGCTACGGTCGACTTGGCGCCGTGGCGCTCGTCGTAATACTCGCACGCGGCTTTCACGAACTCGCGGAATAACGGATGCGGCTTGGTCGGGCGCGATTTCAACTCCGGATGGAACTGCACGCCGACGAACCAGCGATGATCGCTGATCTCCACGATCTCCACCAGACGGCCGTCGGGCGATAGTCCGGAGAGCTTGAGGCCGTGCTCCTCGAGCATCGTACGATAAGCGTTGTTGACCTCATAGCGATGGCGATGGCGCTCCGATATTTCGTCCGTCCCGTAAGCGGCCCGGGCCACCGAACCGGGATCGAGCACGCAGGGATAAGCCCCGAGGCGCATCGTCCCGCCCAATTCGGTCACGCCCTCCTGATCGGCCATGAGATGGATCACGGGATGTTTCAGGTCGCGATAGAATTCATAACTGTGAGCATCCTGAAGACCGCAGACGTTGCGGGCATATTCGATCACGGCGCATTGCATACCGAGGCAGATGCCGAGGAACGGGATATCTTTCTCGCGTACATAGCGAATCGCCTCTATCTTTCCCTCGACTCCGCGCTCGCCGAAACCTCCCGGAATCAGGAGACCGTCGATATCGTGCAACAGTTTCTCCGCGCCGTTTTTCTTGATATCTTCCGAACTGACCCAGACTAAATCCACTTCGGCATCGCTGTTCACCCCGGCATGCACGAACGACTCAATAATCGACTTATAGGCATCCTTCAGATTAACGTACTTGCCGCAGATACCTATCTTGATCCGCTTGGAGGGATTGTTGATCCTGGCGACCATGCCGCTCCAGAGTTTTAGATCCGGTTCCGGCAGATCCCAGCCGAACCTCTTGCAGATTATATCATCGAGACCCTGCTGGTGATATTCGAGTGGTACCTGGTAGATTGTGGAGACATCCTTGGCCACGATCACCGCCTCGGTGGAAACCGAACAGAACAGGGAGATTTTTTTACGCAGTTCATCGGAGATCGGATTGGTACAGCGGCAAAGCAGGGCATTGGGCTGAATACCGATCGCCCGCAGTTCGGCTACCGAGTGCTGGGTCGGTTTGGTTTTGAACTCGCCGGCGGCGTTGATGTAAGGCACCAGGGTGACATGGGCGAACATTGTGTTTTCGGGGCCTTCCTCCTGCCCCATCTGGCGAATCGCTTCGAGGAACGGAAGCGACTCAATATCGCCCACCGTACCGCCGATCTCGGCAATGACAACATCCGGCTTCGGCTCCATCCGGGTAAGCTGCTTGATCCGGCTTTTAATTTCATTGGTGACGTGCGGAATCACCTGGACCGTCGCGCCGAGGTAATCACCGCGTCGTTCACGGGTAATGATCGTGTGATACACCTGGCCGGTGGTGACGTTGTTGTCTTTGGTTAACGACTGATCCAGAAACCGCTCGTAATGGCCCAGATCGAGATCGGTCTCGGAGCCGTCGTCGAGCACGAACACTTCGCCGTGCTGGAACGGATTCATGGTACCGGGATCGACGTTGAGATACGGGTCGAGCTTCAGATTGCAGACGCGCAAACCGCGGCTTTTGAGCAGGAAGCCCAGCGACGCTGAAGAGATCCCTTTCCCCAGCGCCGAGACCACTCCCCCGGTAACGAAAATGTATTTGGCTCTCTCAGACATGCCGATGCCTCACTTATATAACTTACAAACTTTTTCCAAATCCGTGGGGCTGTCCACCGATACCGAGCGCATTTTGGTCAAATAGCCCTTCAGGGCCGCCCCGTTTTCCAAAATACGTAATTGTTCGAGCGACTCGGCTTTCTCATGCGACGAACGTTTCCATGCCGCGAACTGCTTCAAGGCCTCCCGACGGAATAAGTATATCCCTATGTGACGATAGAACTTGAACTGCTGCGCCAGGGGGCCTTCGGCCGCCTTCTGGAGATACGGCAAGGGCATCCGGGAAAACCAGCGGGCATAGCCGTCGTCCGTCCAAACGACCTTCACCGTATTCGGATCGACCAGGTCATCATCGTTCTCCGCTCGCGTCACCAGGGTCCCGAACTGCTCTTTACGGTCGGCCATAAAGCGGGCGATGATCTTATCGAGCAAATGAGCCTGGAGGCCAAAATTATCGGCCTGAACGTTCAGAAAATACGATCCCGGAACTTTCTCGGCCACCTCGGCCGCCCGGTCGGTGCCGGTGCGATGCCGTTTCGAGGTCATCATGGTTTCGACCCCGACACTGGTCATGGTATCGCAGATTTCACGCGAGTCGGTGGCTACGATGAGACGATCGATCAACCTGGATTTGGCCAGAGAATCGACCAGGTAACAAAGAAGCGGTTTCCCCTTGAAAGGATAAATCACCTTGTTGGGAAACCGCGAGGAGTTCAGGCGGGCCGGTATTATCGCGACCACTCGGTCTTTCATCACTCACAAACCTTTTCAGCCGACGCTTTCGCAGACAGGCTACGGCGCTGAATCGAGACAAAGTCGTTCAATCTGGCTGAGGAGACAGGGTTGAAATGTAAAAAAATCCGTGGCATGGGCTATGATACAGGCAGGCGAGCGACCTGTCAAGACTAAAGCCGAAGACGAATGTCATCATCGATCGACAAATGCAGCGTCGTAGATCGGCGATCCGGAGGGAGTGCGGGTGAAGATAAGGAGGAAAGGTCTCTCCGAGACCTGCCATCACCCGGCGAACGTAAAATCCTACACAGGTTCTTACAACTGCCCCCCATCCCCCCGTGTAAAATGATTGCTTTGTGTCGGTTAGGCGGGCATCTTGCCATCGTAGTCGCAGCGGTCAATTACGGCCGACGACGAAAGGGAGAAATTTGCTCCATGAGTTATGAAGTCACCGTAGCTCGTCGTTATCTCAAATCCGGACGAGCCTTTGTTTCCGTTTCCACCTGGATATCAATGTTGGGAGTTACTCTTGGCGTGGCGGCGGTCTGCGTGGTCGTTTCGATGCACAACGGCTTCGAGACCGAAATCCGCGACCGCCTCTTAGGGACCACCTCGCACATCACGGTTTTCCCCAGCAACGCAAGCACGATTACAGATTACGACTCGCTCGTGGCGAAGCTGGAGTCGGTCGATCATGTCGTGGCGGCCTCGCCGTTTATCTATTTCAAGGGCGCTATTTCATCGGTCAGCGGCGGCGACGGCCTGATCGTGCGCGGGATCGACCTCGAACGCGAAAAGCGGACTTCCGACTTGCTGCAGTCGGTTACGATCGGCGACCTCTCGTTCGAGCCGGAAGTGGTCGGCGACGACACTATCCCTGGGATCATCTTAGGCGTCAACCTCGCCGAAGGCCTCGGGGTGTTTTTGGGCGATCCGGTCTGGCTTTATTCTATGCGCGGCGAGGACCTGCGCGGCAACACCCGACCGCGCGTCACCAAATTTTACGTAGCCGGATTGCTCGAAACCGGCATGTACGAGTTCGACGGCCAGCTTGCGTATATCTCGCTTCAGGACGCCCAGAAGCTGTTCAAGCTGGGCGATGCCGCCACGGCGGCGCATCTAAAACTGGACGATATCTATCTGGCATCGAAAGTTGCCCCGGTGATCGACAGCCTGTTGGGACACCGGTATGATGTTGTCCCCTGGAATATCCTGCACAAGAATCTTTTTTCCTGGATCGCAATCGAGAAACAAGCACTCGGACTCGGATTTATTCTGATCGTGATCGTGGCGGCGTTTTCGATTATCTCGACCCTGGTGATGCTTACCATGGAAAAACGAGCGGAAATCGGGATTCTCAAGACACTCGGTTATACGCCCGGATCGATCGCTAAAATCTTTGTTTATCAAGGACTTGTCATTTCCGTAATCGGGGTAATCGCCGGGTGGATTATCTCGTTCGTTCTGGCTTATTTACAGAACACCTATCAACTGGTATCGCTGCCGCCGGATATCTATTTCATCAGCTATCTGCCGTTCGAGGCCCATTTGTTCGATTTCTTCCTGGCCGGAATTACGGCAATACTGGTCTGTTTTTTGGCGTCGTTATATCCCGCTTTCAAGGCGGCGCGATTGAGCGTGATTGAGGTTCTGAGGCAATAAAGGTATGAAAATAGCGGCGTTAGCTAAGTAAATGGGCCAATCAACCGAAAATAAGACTGTACCGGAAAACGGTACGCGACAATTGGATTGTAATAGATGAGCATGGATGAAAACAAGACCGTACTGTCGGCCGAGGATATACATCGTGAGTTCGTGACGGCTGAGGCCGTCCTTCCGGTCCTTCGGGGGCTGACTCTCCATCTCCAGGCCGGGGATATGGTCGCCGTGACCGGCGCTTCGGGCGTAGGGAAATCGACTCTCCTTCACATTCTGGGAGGGCTGGATCGACCGACTCGGGGCGAGGTAAAGATCAACGGGATTTCGCTGATCGGTCAGTCGGAGAAGCAATTGGCAGGGTTCCGCAACAAGAAAGTAGGCTTCGTGTTCCAGTTCCATTACCTGTTGCAGGATTTCACAGCCGAAGAAAATGTGATGATGCCGATGTTAATCGCCGGCTCGGATAAGGCCTCGGCACGCACAAAAGCGGAACTGTTGCTAGAGCAAGTGGGTTTAACAAGTAGGAAAAGTCACCGTCCGAATCAATTATCGGGCGGCGAACAGCAACGTGTGGCGGTGGCCCGCGCTTTGGCGAACGACCCTGAAATTGTTCTTGCCGATGAGCCCTCGGGAAACCTGGACACCTCTACCGGACGCAACCTCCACGACCTCCTCTTCCACCTCAATACCGACAAGAAGATAACCATGCTGATCGCTACACATAACGAGGAGCTGGCGACGAAATGCAATCGTCGCATGGCGATAGTGGACGGACTTATTAGAGAATAAGACCTCAGACAGGATAAACAAAATATGCTTTGTCAGGACTGCAAGAAACGTGAAGCCCAGGTAACGTTCACCCAGATCGTGAACAACGAGAAGACCAGCCTGGCGCTTTGCAAAGAATGTGCGGCCGCACGCGGTTTCCATTCTCCGCTGGAGAATGCACCATTCCCATTGGCCGAGATCGTGTCGGGGCTTCAGGGGCAATCAGCGGCGCCGCCGATGAACGCCGAGGAGGACACCCTCGTTTGTAAGACCTGCGGACTGACGTTCAAGCAGTTCGCCCAGCAGGGACGCTTCTCCTGCGGTGACTGCTACAAGGCCTTCCGCAGCCGGATCGAGCCGATCATGCGCAAAATCCACGGAGCTTCTCTGCACCGAGGTCGCAGTCCTGTCTACGAGGCGCTCAAGGACGAGCAGGAAAAAACAATCGTTCCGGTACAGGAAGAAGCACGCCTTGAGTCGGAGTTGAAGAAGGCGATTGAGTCCGAAGAATTCGAGCGAGCCGCCGAAATCCGCGACAAATTACGGACCATCCGCGAGGAAGTGGCGGCCGAAGACTCAACAAGGGGATAGAAAGTTGAACACGATGTTTGAAGAAATGGCCAAAAGCCCGGCGGCCTGGCTGTCGGGAGACGGTGATGAATCGATGGTCGTCCTATCGACCCGGGTGCGTCTGGCGCGTAACATCGCCGGATGCCGTTATCCCGGTTCGGCCGACCAGGAGACTAAAAACCGTGTGGTCGGTTATTTCGACAGCACGCGGACACGCTCCAAGATGTTGAATGAGGGACTTTACTTCAAAGCCTCGGATGTAAACCAGCTCGATCGTGATTTCCTGGTCGAACGGCATCTGATCTCACCGACCTTCCTCGGCACCGATTCTTCGAAATCGGTCTACATCAACGACGAGGAGCGGCTCTCGATCATGGTCAACGAGGAAGACCATCTTCGCATTCAGGCTCTCTCCCCCGGTCTCGATCCCCAGGGATCGTACAACCTGGCCTCGCGCTACGACAAGGAAATCGGGCGACACCTCGAATACGATTACGACCAGGATTTCGGTTTCCTTACCGCCTGTCCGACCAATGCCGGCACCGGCATGCGAGCCTCGGTATTGATTCACCTCCCGGGGCTGGTGCTGACGCGCGAGATCGACAAAGTCATTTCGGTGATCACCCATTCCGGCCTGGTGGTACGCGGTTTTTACGGTGAAGGCTCGGATGTGCTGGGGAATCTTTTCCAGCTTTCCAACCAGAATACACTCGGCGTGACCGAGGAGGAAATTATTCGCC
Encoded here:
- a CDS encoding CTP synthase → MSERAKYIFVTGGVVSALGKGISSASLGFLLKSRGLRVCNLKLDPYLNVDPGTMNPFQHGEVFVLDDGSETDLDLGHYERFLDQSLTKDNNVTTGQVYHTIITRERRGDYLGATVQVIPHVTNEIKSRIKQLTRMEPKPDVVIAEIGGTVGDIESLPFLEAIRQMGQEEGPENTMFAHVTLVPYINAAGEFKTKPTQHSVAELRAIGIQPNALLCRCTNPISDELRKKISLFCSVSTEAVIVAKDVSTIYQVPLEYHQQGLDDIICKRFGWDLPEPDLKLWSGMVARINNPSKRIKIGICGKYVNLKDAYKSIIESFVHAGVNSDAEVDLVWVSSEDIKKNGAEKLLHDIDGLLIPGGFGERGVEGKIEAIRYVREKDIPFLGICLGMQCAVIEYARNVCGLQDAHSYEFYRDLKHPVIHLMADQEGVTELGGTMRLGAYPCVLDPGSVARAAYGTDEISERHRHRYEVNNAYRTMLEEHGLKLSGLSPDGRLVEIVEISDHRWFVGVQFHPELKSRPTKPHPLFREFVKAACEYYDERHGAKSTVAESEPDMTEKA
- the kdsB gene encoding 3-deoxy-manno-octulosonate cytidylyltransferase, which encodes MKDRVVAIIPARLNSSRFPNKVIYPFKGKPLLCYLVDSLAKSRLIDRLIVATDSREICDTMTSVGVETMMTSKRHRTGTDRAAEVAEKVPGSYFLNVQADNFGLQAHLLDKIIARFMADRKEQFGTLVTRAENDDDLVDPNTVKVVWTDDGYARWFSRMPLPYLQKAAEGPLAQQFKFYRHIGIYLFRREALKQFAAWKRSSHEKAESLEQLRILENGAALKGYLTKMRSVSVDSPTDLEKVCKLYK
- a CDS encoding ABC transporter permease, which produces MSYEVTVARRYLKSGRAFVSVSTWISMLGVTLGVAAVCVVVSMHNGFETEIRDRLLGTTSHITVFPSNASTITDYDSLVAKLESVDHVVAASPFIYFKGAISSVSGGDGLIVRGIDLEREKRTSDLLQSVTIGDLSFEPEVVGDDTIPGIILGVNLAEGLGVFLGDPVWLYSMRGEDLRGNTRPRVTKFYVAGLLETGMYEFDGQLAYISLQDAQKLFKLGDAATAAHLKLDDIYLASKVAPVIDSLLGHRYDVVPWNILHKNLFSWIAIEKQALGLGFILIVIVAAFSIISTLVMLTMEKRAEIGILKTLGYTPGSIAKIFVYQGLVISVIGVIAGWIISFVLAYLQNTYQLVSLPPDIYFISYLPFEAHLFDFFLAGITAILVCFLASLYPAFKAARLSVIEVLRQ
- a CDS encoding ABC transporter ATP-binding protein, with the protein product MDENKTVLSAEDIHREFVTAEAVLPVLRGLTLHLQAGDMVAVTGASGVGKSTLLHILGGLDRPTRGEVKINGISLIGQSEKQLAGFRNKKVGFVFQFHYLLQDFTAEENVMMPMLIAGSDKASARTKAELLLEQVGLTSRKSHRPNQLSGGEQQRVAVARALANDPEIVLADEPSGNLDTSTGRNLHDLLFHLNTDKKITMLIATHNEELATKCNRRMAIVDGLIRE
- a CDS encoding UvrB/UvrC motif-containing protein, with the protein product MLCQDCKKREAQVTFTQIVNNEKTSLALCKECAAARGFHSPLENAPFPLAEIVSGLQGQSAAPPMNAEEDTLVCKTCGLTFKQFAQQGRFSCGDCYKAFRSRIEPIMRKIHGASLHRGRSPVYEALKDEQEKTIVPVQEEARLESELKKAIESEEFERAAEIRDKLRTIREEVAAEDSTRG
- a CDS encoding protein arginine kinase, yielding MFEEMAKSPAAWLSGDGDESMVVLSTRVRLARNIAGCRYPGSADQETKNRVVGYFDSTRTRSKMLNEGLYFKASDVNQLDRDFLVERHLISPTFLGTDSSKSVYINDEERLSIMVNEEDHLRIQALSPGLDPQGSYNLASRYDKEIGRHLEYDYDQDFGFLTACPTNAGTGMRASVLIHLPGLVLTREIDKVISVITHSGLVVRGFYGEGSDVLGNLFQLSNQNTLGVTEEEIIRQIGRVTGDIIDKEAAARKRLLDEAADMIEDKIWRAYGILKHARVLTSEEVMNLLSAVRLGHAMQIIDFLSVALINEILLLSQPAHLQKYYGSEMDQNKRDFVRAQMVREKLRTAD